A genomic segment from Amycolatopsis camponoti encodes:
- a CDS encoding DUF2252 domain-containing protein produces the protein MRRTTVGILAVVTLLATAAPGEAAGLTRDPVAVVYDRDHALHVLNAGATDDELTLRTQTLASSAWAFFRGTSPLYYRDLGELPKSGYATAAGDVWLTGDAHLENTGADRGADNEEQFAINDTDDAWRGSWTWELRREAVSIVLAGRANGRSASQIATDVDTFVAEYAQWIAKFHGTGDEASWRLTSSTTSDLVGDLIDRSAGDKRADLVAKWTTGGHFKADPELQTVSSATRTQLVDAVAAYRTTAGRPLKTSEAVVKDVRRRTGAGTGSLGRFRWYVLVEGDTTSSSDDRILELKQEVDPAPKQLAPNATTLTGGQRPALALRWLANQSDPLAGWASVGSTPVLVKEKSPFAEDLEIGDLTSSAVWDDTVRDVGRLLAAAHSRADQDIPGTGLAYSADAAIDGAITSVSGLQSETRAFATSYADQVTADWHAYVAAKNSGRPLF, from the coding sequence ATGCGCCGAACCACTGTGGGGATCCTCGCCGTCGTCACGCTGCTCGCCACCGCCGCGCCCGGGGAGGCCGCCGGCCTCACCCGGGACCCGGTGGCGGTGGTGTACGACCGCGACCACGCCCTCCACGTCCTGAACGCCGGCGCGACCGACGACGAGCTGACGCTGCGGACGCAGACGCTCGCGTCGAGCGCGTGGGCGTTCTTCCGCGGCACGTCGCCGCTCTACTACCGCGACCTCGGCGAACTCCCGAAGTCCGGGTACGCCACCGCGGCCGGCGACGTCTGGCTGACCGGCGACGCCCACCTGGAGAACACCGGCGCCGACCGCGGGGCCGACAACGAAGAGCAGTTCGCGATCAACGACACCGACGACGCCTGGCGCGGTTCGTGGACGTGGGAGCTGCGCCGCGAAGCCGTCTCGATCGTGCTCGCCGGTCGGGCGAACGGGCGCAGCGCGAGCCAGATCGCCACCGACGTCGACACGTTCGTCGCCGAATACGCCCAGTGGATCGCCAAGTTCCACGGGACCGGCGACGAGGCGAGCTGGCGCTTGACTTCGAGCACCACCTCCGACCTCGTCGGCGACCTGATCGACCGGTCGGCCGGGGACAAGCGCGCCGACCTCGTCGCGAAGTGGACCACCGGCGGCCACTTCAAGGCCGACCCCGAGCTGCAGACCGTGTCGTCGGCGACGCGCACCCAGCTCGTCGACGCCGTCGCGGCCTACCGGACGACCGCGGGCCGGCCGCTGAAGACGTCGGAAGCGGTCGTGAAGGACGTGCGGCGGCGGACCGGTGCGGGCACCGGCAGCCTCGGCCGGTTCCGCTGGTACGTCCTCGTCGAGGGCGACACGACGTCGTCGTCCGACGACCGGATCCTCGAGCTCAAGCAGGAGGTCGACCCGGCGCCGAAGCAGCTCGCGCCGAACGCCACGACGCTCACCGGCGGCCAGCGTCCGGCCCTGGCGCTGCGGTGGCTCGCGAACCAGTCCGACCCGCTGGCCGGCTGGGCGAGCGTCGGGAGCACCCCGGTGCTGGTCAAGGAGAAGTCGCCGTTCGCCGAGGACCTGGAGATCGGCGACCTGACGTCGTCGGCGGTCTGGGACGACACCGTCCGCGACGTCGGCCGCCTGCTCGCGGCCGCGCACTCCCGCGCCGACCAGGACATCCCCGGGACCGGGCTCGCGTACTCGGCGGACGCGGCGATCGACGGCGCCATCACGTCCGTGTCCGGGCTGCAGAGCGAGACCCGCGCGTTCGCGACGAGCTACGCCGACCAGGTCACCGCCGACTGGCACGCGTACGTCGCCGCGAAAAATTCCGGACGCCCGTTGTTCTGA
- a CDS encoding YciI family protein — MAQYAVLIYERVPPEDLPKEIMDGHMGLPDRIAALGGKVTAGLALQPNETATAIRGDLVTDGLFVETKEVLAGVYVLEARDLDHALACAKLTPVVEGGVEVRPLVDFQVVPG; from the coding sequence ATGGCGCAGTACGCGGTGCTGATCTACGAGCGAGTGCCCCCGGAGGACCTGCCGAAGGAGATCATGGACGGGCACATGGGGCTGCCGGACCGGATCGCGGCGCTGGGCGGGAAGGTGACCGCCGGCCTGGCCCTGCAGCCCAACGAGACGGCGACCGCGATCCGCGGCGACCTGGTGACCGACGGCTTGTTCGTGGAGACCAAGGAGGTGCTGGCCGGGGTGTACGTGCTCGAGGCCCGCGACCTCGACCACGCGCTGGCGTGCGCGAAGCTGACGCCGGTCGTCGAGGGCGGCGTCGAGGTCCGGCCGCTCGTCGACTTCCAGGTGGTGCCGGGCTGA
- a CDS encoding RNA polymerase sigma factor: MSSVQDAVAEAHRREWAYVLAATVRVTRDLDEAEEAVQDAYLQALKRWADDGVPDRPGAWLTTVARRTALNGVRHREVLRRKLPLLVEPDTAEPPEPAGPIPDDRLRLVFTCCHPALAQEAQVALTLRLVCGVATADIAHAFLVPEPTMAARITRAKKKIAAARIPYAVPAAEDLPERVSVVLTVLHLLYAAGHTAPSGDDLVRDELTGRALDLARMLRALLPADTEVAGLLALLLVHQARRATRTDDGGRLLRLEEQDRSRWDTAMVAEADRLVVEALEGGPPGRFGVQAAIAALHAQAPSYAETDWPQILTLYDVLLRLWPSPVVALNRAVAVAMVDGPAAALAEIARLEDDGRLAGYRYLPATKADLLHRLGRDAEAADAYRAALALSENAVEQEFLAARLSGA, translated from the coding sequence CTGAGCTCCGTCCAGGACGCCGTCGCCGAGGCGCACCGTCGCGAGTGGGCCTACGTGCTCGCCGCGACGGTGCGGGTCACCCGCGACCTCGACGAGGCCGAAGAGGCCGTCCAGGACGCCTACCTCCAGGCCCTGAAGCGCTGGGCCGACGACGGCGTCCCGGACCGGCCCGGCGCGTGGCTGACCACGGTCGCGCGCCGGACCGCGCTCAACGGCGTCCGCCACCGGGAAGTGCTGCGGCGCAAGCTGCCGCTGCTGGTCGAGCCGGACACCGCCGAGCCGCCGGAGCCCGCCGGGCCGATCCCGGACGACCGGCTCCGGCTCGTCTTCACCTGCTGCCACCCGGCGCTCGCGCAGGAGGCCCAGGTCGCGCTGACGCTGCGACTCGTGTGCGGCGTCGCGACGGCCGACATCGCGCACGCCTTCCTGGTGCCCGAGCCGACGATGGCGGCCCGGATCACCCGCGCCAAGAAGAAGATCGCCGCCGCGCGGATCCCGTACGCGGTGCCGGCGGCCGAGGACCTGCCGGAACGCGTGTCCGTCGTGCTGACCGTGCTGCACCTGCTCTACGCGGCCGGGCACACCGCGCCGTCGGGTGATGACCTCGTGCGCGACGAGCTGACCGGGCGCGCTCTGGACCTGGCGCGGATGCTGCGGGCTCTGCTGCCCGCCGACACCGAGGTAGCCGGGCTGCTCGCGCTCCTGCTGGTGCACCAGGCCCGCCGGGCCACCCGGACCGACGATGGCGGCCGCTTGCTGCGGCTGGAAGAGCAGGACCGGTCCCGCTGGGACACCGCGATGGTCGCCGAGGCCGACCGGCTGGTCGTCGAGGCGCTCGAGGGCGGCCCGCCCGGGCGGTTCGGCGTGCAGGCCGCGATCGCCGCCCTGCACGCCCAGGCGCCCAGCTACGCCGAAACCGACTGGCCGCAGATCCTGACCCTCTACGACGTGCTGCTGCGCCTGTGGCCCTCGCCCGTGGTGGCGCTCAACCGCGCGGTCGCCGTCGCGATGGTCGACGGCCCGGCGGCGGCGCTGGCCGAGATCGCCCGGCTGGAGGACGACGGACGGCTCGCCGGCTACCGCTACCTGCCCGCCACCAAAGCGGACCTGCTGCACCGCCTCGGCCGCGACGCCGAAGCGGCCGACGCCTACCGCGCCGCGCTGGCGTTGAGCGAAAACGCCGTCGAGCAGGAGTTCCTCGCCGCGCGGCTCAGCGGGGCCTGA
- a CDS encoding PP2C family protein-serine/threonine phosphatase produces MTAAHDSSWDSGTRLRVLLVEDDDGDALLVEEMLADTSVPFSLERVETLTAALAGPLTADCVLLDLQLPDAMGLSGLTKLGQHAPGVAIVVLTGGHDQATGVAAVAAGAQDYLVKDQVDGPLLVKALRFARERKRAEQVEQQFLQQQLLARENARLERGLLPVPLLRDKHLELASRYRPGRNGSLLGGDFYDAIELADGTVHMMIGDVCGHGPDEAALGVALRIAWRSLVMAGLPMADVLSMVERVLVHERIEPLFATVCMVVVAPDRRSLRLSLAGHLPPLLLTPADGHLLSGERLGVPLGVVEGTKWEALEVPLEPGWSLLLYTDGVFEGRVGAGSERLGHERMAAIVLDIQHQAGLDGTDLLDELIARAERLNSGPLDDDVALALLSHDAGSAPDER; encoded by the coding sequence GTGACCGCCGCGCACGACTCATCGTGGGACTCCGGCACCCGCTTGCGCGTGCTGCTGGTGGAGGACGACGACGGCGACGCGTTGCTGGTCGAGGAGATGCTGGCGGACACGTCCGTGCCGTTCTCGCTCGAACGCGTCGAAACGCTGACCGCCGCGCTGGCCGGCCCGCTCACCGCCGACTGCGTCCTCCTCGACCTGCAGCTGCCCGACGCCATGGGCCTCAGCGGGCTGACGAAGCTCGGCCAGCACGCGCCCGGCGTCGCGATCGTCGTCCTGACCGGCGGGCACGACCAGGCCACCGGCGTCGCCGCGGTCGCCGCGGGCGCGCAGGACTACCTCGTCAAGGACCAGGTCGACGGGCCGTTGCTGGTGAAGGCGCTGCGGTTCGCCCGGGAACGCAAGCGCGCCGAGCAGGTCGAGCAGCAGTTCCTGCAGCAGCAGCTGCTCGCCCGCGAGAACGCGCGGCTCGAACGCGGCCTGCTGCCCGTCCCGCTGCTGCGCGACAAGCACCTCGAACTGGCTTCCCGCTACCGCCCGGGCCGCAACGGATCCCTGCTGGGTGGCGACTTCTACGACGCGATCGAGCTCGCCGACGGCACCGTGCACATGATGATCGGCGACGTCTGCGGCCACGGCCCGGACGAGGCCGCGCTCGGCGTCGCGCTGCGGATCGCGTGGCGCTCGCTGGTGATGGCCGGCCTGCCGATGGCCGACGTGCTGAGCATGGTCGAGCGGGTCCTGGTGCACGAGCGGATCGAGCCGCTGTTCGCCACCGTCTGCATGGTCGTCGTCGCGCCGGACCGGAGGTCCCTGCGCCTGTCGCTGGCCGGGCACCTGCCGCCGCTGCTGCTCACCCCCGCCGACGGGCACCTGCTCTCCGGCGAACGGCTCGGCGTCCCGCTCGGCGTCGTCGAAGGCACGAAGTGGGAGGCCCTCGAGGTGCCGCTGGAACCCGGCTGGTCATTGCTGCTCTACACCGACGGCGTGTTCGAAGGCCGCGTCGGCGCCGGGTCGGAACGGCTCGGCCACGAGCGGATGGCCGCCATCGTCCTCGACATCCAGCACCAGGCCGGGCTGGACGGCACCGACCTGCTCGACGAGCTGATCGCGCGCGCCGAACGGCTCAACTCCGGCCCGCTCGACGACGACGTCGCCCTCGCCCTGCTCAGCCACGACGCGGGGAGCGCGCCCGATGAGCGCTGA
- a CDS encoding sensor histidine kinase, protein MSAEARGWTIRRWLSLFAVVEAVLLLAAVAGGVIALNNLTEARTSLLDVIGPQRLAATQLSTALLNQETGIRGYQLGRQPDFLTPYTDGRQAEGDAVSQLRQLGALPGTQAGDDLEAVLRAAVAWQAVAAPGAEPGASPLTQAQIERGRTLFNAVRQALGTQFDHLTTVRDAGRADLERAGNFLTAMLVAIAVLVVLLFVVLFLGLRQVITRPILRLAGEVRQAADQDVHRPVSGSGPREIAQLGADVEAMRQRILDEVAELERAHAMLDRRTRELERSNADLEQFAYVASHDLQEPLRKVASFCQLLQKRYQGLLDERGEQYIEYAVDGAKRMQVLINDLLAFSRVGRNPGEHVVVDAGRLVDDALANLEVALSLSAGKVDHGELPEVRVEPALMTAVFQNLIGNALKFKDETPPEVRVTAHRDGDDWVFSVSDNGIGIDAEYAERVFALFQRLHTRTAYPGTGIGLALCRRIVEYHGGRIWLDTEAESTTFRFTIPAAEDRGDA, encoded by the coding sequence ATGAGCGCTGAGGCACGCGGGTGGACGATCCGCCGCTGGCTGAGCCTGTTCGCCGTCGTCGAAGCCGTCCTGCTGCTCGCCGCGGTGGCCGGCGGCGTGATCGCGCTGAACAACCTCACCGAGGCCCGCACCAGCCTCCTCGACGTCATCGGGCCCCAGCGGCTGGCCGCGACGCAGCTGTCGACCGCGCTGCTGAACCAGGAGACCGGCATCCGCGGCTACCAGCTCGGCCGGCAGCCCGACTTCCTCACCCCCTACACCGACGGCCGCCAGGCGGAAGGCGACGCGGTCAGCCAGCTGCGCCAGCTCGGCGCACTCCCCGGCACCCAGGCCGGCGACGACCTGGAAGCCGTCCTGCGCGCGGCGGTGGCCTGGCAGGCCGTGGCCGCCCCCGGCGCCGAACCCGGCGCGAGCCCGCTCACGCAGGCGCAGATCGAGCGCGGCCGGACCCTGTTCAACGCCGTGCGGCAGGCGCTCGGCACGCAGTTCGACCACCTCACCACCGTCCGGGACGCCGGCCGGGCGGACCTCGAGCGCGCGGGGAACTTCCTGACCGCCATGCTCGTCGCCATCGCGGTGCTGGTCGTCCTGCTGTTCGTGGTGCTGTTCCTCGGCCTGCGGCAGGTCATCACCCGGCCGATCCTGCGGCTGGCGGGCGAGGTCCGCCAGGCCGCCGACCAGGACGTCCACCGGCCGGTGAGCGGGAGCGGGCCGCGCGAGATCGCCCAGCTCGGCGCCGACGTCGAGGCCATGCGGCAGCGCATCCTCGACGAGGTGGCCGAGCTCGAGCGGGCGCACGCGATGCTGGACCGCCGGACCCGCGAGCTGGAGCGGTCGAACGCCGACCTGGAGCAGTTCGCCTACGTCGCTTCGCACGACCTGCAGGAGCCGCTGCGAAAGGTGGCGAGCTTCTGCCAGCTGCTGCAGAAGCGCTACCAGGGCCTGCTCGACGAGCGGGGCGAGCAGTACATCGAGTACGCCGTCGACGGCGCGAAACGCATGCAGGTCCTGATCAACGACCTCCTGGCGTTCTCGCGGGTCGGCCGGAACCCGGGTGAGCACGTCGTGGTCGACGCGGGCCGGCTGGTCGACGACGCGCTCGCGAACCTCGAAGTCGCGCTCTCGCTGAGCGCCGGCAAGGTCGACCACGGCGAGCTGCCCGAGGTGCGCGTCGAGCCGGCGCTGATGACGGCGGTGTTCCAGAACCTGATCGGCAACGCCCTGAAGTTCAAGGACGAGACGCCGCCGGAGGTGCGGGTCACCGCGCACCGCGACGGCGACGACTGGGTGTTCTCGGTGTCGGACAACGGGATCGGCATCGACGCGGAGTACGCCGAACGGGTCTTCGCGCTGTTCCAGCGGCTGCACACCCGCACCGCGTACCCGGGCACCGGCATCGGCCTGGCCCTGTGCCGGCGGATCGTCGAGTACCACGGCGGCCGGATCTGGCTCGACACCGAGGCCGAGAGCACCACGTTCCGCTTCACCATTCCGGCGGCCGAGGACAGGGGGGACGCATGA
- a CDS encoding response regulator produces MTQAHDPIDILLVEDDPGDVLMTREAFEYHKIRNALHVASDGVEALEFLNRKGRFGKAPRPGLILLDLNLPRKDGRELLGEIKQDPDLRTIPVVVLTTSEADEDIVRSYDLHANAYVTKPVDFEKFVEVVRKIDDFWVTVVQLPHR; encoded by the coding sequence ATGACGCAGGCGCATGACCCGATCGACATCCTGCTCGTCGAAGACGACCCCGGCGACGTGCTGATGACGCGGGAAGCCTTCGAGTACCACAAGATCCGCAACGCGTTGCACGTCGCGAGCGACGGCGTCGAGGCCCTCGAGTTCCTGAACCGGAAGGGCCGCTTCGGGAAGGCGCCGCGGCCGGGGCTGATCCTGCTCGACCTCAACCTGCCCCGCAAGGACGGCCGGGAGCTGCTCGGCGAGATCAAGCAGGACCCGGACCTGCGCACCATCCCGGTGGTCGTGCTGACGACGTCCGAAGCGGACGAGGACATCGTGCGCAGCTATGACCTGCACGCCAACGCCTACGTCACCAAGCCGGTCGACTTCGAGAAGTTCGTCGAGGTGGTCCGGAAGATCGACGACTTCTGGGTCACGGTGGTCCAGCTGCCGCACCGGTGA
- a CDS encoding STAS domain-containing protein, which produces MTSSSRDLPAVELAVTLDWRDSAAVLSVAGEIDLVSAPEFEEVVGVVLAGEPRTLVVDLRAVTFFCSAGLQVLAAAHRKLPERGLRVVSDSQVTSGPLKTTGLDTWIGIHATVDEALSQ; this is translated from the coding sequence GTGACCTCTTCATCCCGGGATCTTCCCGCCGTCGAGCTGGCGGTCACGCTCGACTGGCGGGACTCGGCCGCGGTGCTGTCCGTGGCGGGGGAGATCGACCTGGTGAGCGCGCCGGAGTTCGAGGAAGTCGTCGGTGTCGTGCTGGCCGGTGAACCGCGGACGCTGGTGGTCGACCTGCGCGCGGTGACGTTCTTCTGCTCGGCGGGCCTGCAGGTGCTCGCGGCGGCGCACCGCAAGCTGCCCGAGCGCGGGCTGCGGGTGGTGAGCGACTCGCAGGTGACGTCGGGGCCGCTGAAGACCACGGGCCTCGACACGTGGATCGGCATCCACGCGACGGTCGACGAAGCGCTCAGCCAGTGA
- a CDS encoding ATP-binding protein — MDEPPGPFRCHGVQAEPQALRRLRHDLMAWVLSAGVDESRAQDIVLASYEALANVADHAYDATGSGVVDLDAAVYPDRIEVVIGDHGQWRTPVVDPRPVSARGRGLMLVRASADRADIASGDTGTVVTLAWDLALSRRE, encoded by the coding sequence ATGGACGAACCCCCGGGACCGTTCCGCTGCCACGGCGTGCAGGCGGAGCCCCAGGCCCTGCGGCGGCTCCGGCACGACCTGATGGCGTGGGTCCTCTCCGCGGGCGTCGACGAGAGCCGGGCGCAGGACATCGTGCTGGCGAGCTACGAGGCGCTGGCGAACGTCGCCGACCACGCGTACGACGCGACGGGTTCCGGGGTGGTCGACCTCGACGCGGCGGTGTACCCGGACCGGATCGAAGTGGTCATCGGCGACCACGGGCAGTGGCGGACCCCGGTGGTGGACCCGCGCCCGGTTTCCGCGCGCGGGCGCGGGTTGATGCTGGTGCGGGCGAGCGCGGACCGGGCGGACATCGCGTCCGGGGACACGGGGACCGTGGTCACCCTGGCTTGGGACCTGGCGCTGAGCCGTCGTGAGTGA
- a CDS encoding phospholipase C: MDKRTRRRRRGLLGAGALASVATLAIVTGSAATTAEAQPLNVFPAHWIPTATPIKHVVVIFGENISFDHYFGTYPNAANTDGTPFTAARNTPKVNGLDKKLLTNNPNAYNPKRLTHEQAMTCDQNHNYGAEQAAFNGGKMDEFVEKTETDKCTGQPVLFGEPGLVMDYYDGNTVTGMWNYAQHYALNDNSFNTVFGPSTPGALNLISGQTHGGRAVDPVTHEPVSDAYVVSSPDANGVGTVINDPDPAWDDCSGKNHTSKDNLATMQGRNIGDLLNQRHVTWGWFQGGFRPTGTANGYAVCGQTHTNVGGNAAVDYSPHHEPFQYYPSTANPKHLPPSSVQAIGQTDRANHQYDTSDFDAALKAGSMPAVSFLKAPEYQDGHAGYSDPLDEQQFVVGEINKIQQSPEWKSTAVVLAYDDSDGWYDHASSQIVNGSHDAAQDQAVCTGKPTKVGTYADRCGYGPRLPLLVVSPYSKVNHVDHTQTDQTSVLKFIEDNWFAGRIGDSSFDSRAGSMNGMFDFWWPQAKAVTLDPKTGAVTHR, encoded by the coding sequence GTGGACAAGAGAACCCGCCGGCGACGGCGTGGCCTGCTCGGCGCCGGGGCCCTCGCCTCGGTGGCCACGCTGGCCATCGTCACCGGCTCCGCGGCGACCACCGCGGAAGCCCAGCCGCTGAACGTCTTCCCGGCCCACTGGATCCCCACGGCCACGCCGATCAAGCACGTCGTGGTCATCTTCGGCGAGAACATCTCGTTCGACCACTACTTCGGCACCTACCCGAACGCGGCCAACACCGACGGCACCCCGTTCACCGCCGCGCGCAACACCCCGAAGGTCAACGGCCTCGACAAGAAGCTGCTGACGAACAACCCGAACGCGTACAACCCGAAGCGGCTCACGCACGAGCAGGCGATGACCTGCGACCAGAACCACAACTACGGCGCCGAGCAGGCCGCTTTCAACGGCGGCAAGATGGACGAGTTCGTCGAGAAGACCGAGACGGACAAGTGCACCGGCCAGCCGGTGCTGTTCGGCGAGCCCGGCCTGGTGATGGACTACTACGACGGCAACACCGTCACCGGCATGTGGAACTACGCGCAGCACTACGCGCTGAACGACAACTCGTTCAACACGGTGTTCGGCCCGTCCACGCCGGGCGCGCTGAACCTGATCTCCGGCCAGACCCACGGCGGCCGGGCGGTCGACCCGGTGACGCACGAGCCGGTCAGCGACGCCTACGTGGTGTCCTCGCCGGACGCGAACGGCGTCGGCACGGTCATCAACGACCCGGACCCGGCCTGGGACGACTGCTCGGGCAAGAACCACACGAGCAAGGACAACCTGGCCACGATGCAGGGCCGCAACATCGGCGACCTGCTCAACCAGCGCCACGTGACGTGGGGCTGGTTCCAGGGCGGCTTCCGCCCGACCGGCACGGCCAACGGCTACGCGGTGTGCGGTCAGACCCACACGAACGTCGGTGGCAACGCGGCGGTGGACTACAGCCCGCACCACGAGCCGTTCCAGTACTACCCGTCGACGGCGAACCCGAAGCACCTCCCGCCGTCCTCGGTGCAGGCGATCGGCCAGACCGACCGCGCGAACCACCAGTACGACACCTCGGACTTCGACGCCGCGCTGAAGGCCGGCTCGATGCCCGCGGTGAGCTTCCTCAAGGCACCGGAATACCAGGACGGCCACGCGGGGTACTCGGACCCGCTGGACGAGCAGCAGTTCGTGGTCGGCGAGATCAACAAGATCCAGCAGTCCCCGGAGTGGAAGTCGACGGCCGTCGTCCTGGCCTACGACGACTCCGACGGCTGGTACGACCACGCGTCGTCGCAGATCGTCAACGGCTCGCACGACGCCGCGCAGGACCAGGCGGTGTGCACGGGCAAGCCGACGAAGGTGGGCACCTACGCGGACCGCTGCGGCTACGGCCCGCGGCTGCCGCTGCTGGTGGTTTCGCCGTACAGCAAGGTGAACCACGTCGACCACACGCAGACGGACCAGACCTCGGTGCTGAAGTTCATCGAGGACAACTGGTTCGCCGGCCGGATCGGCGACTCGTCCTTCGACTCCCGCGCGGGGTCGATGAACGGGATGTTCGACTTCTGGTGGCCGCAGGCGAAGGCGGTCACGCTCGACCCGAAGACCGGTGCCGTGACGCACCGCTAG
- a CDS encoding Dyp-type peroxidase, translating to MTDCPVPHATGVPRRSFLRRAAVGAGLTVAAGAGLGASSGATTTDSTAPVAFHGKNQAAILRVPPTQTIVASFDVVAESKTELADLFRAVTDRARFLTGGGAPAALGITAPPADSGVLGPVVPGGDLGVILGVGASLFDERYGLAKLKPAKLKPMTTFANDALDPAQCHGDLSLTLSANSTDTVLHALRDIARATRGGMQLRWKLNGFSSPPRPEGTPRNLMGFKDGISNPEVSEADSRVWTKAGEPAWAEGGSYQVVRLIRMLVEFWDRVSLAEQENMFGRRRDTGAPLDGTEETDVPRYADDPVGTVIPLTSHIRKANPRTPETDASRILRRAVNYDRGIDSNGNLDMGLIFVCYQQDLERQFEAVQTRLADEPLTDYISPFGGGYFFALPGVTGPDDHFGRSLLA from the coding sequence GTGACCGACTGCCCCGTGCCGCACGCGACCGGTGTCCCCCGCCGCTCCTTCCTCCGCCGGGCCGCGGTGGGTGCGGGCCTCACCGTTGCCGCCGGGGCCGGGCTTGGTGCTTCCTCCGGTGCCACCACCACCGACAGCACCGCTCCCGTTGCCTTCCACGGCAAAAACCAAGCCGCCATCCTTCGGGTCCCGCCGACCCAGACGATCGTCGCCTCCTTCGATGTCGTCGCCGAGTCCAAAACCGAGCTGGCCGACCTCTTCCGCGCCGTCACCGATCGGGCGCGGTTCCTCACCGGGGGCGGGGCACCCGCCGCTCTGGGGATCACCGCTCCTCCCGCCGACTCCGGGGTTCTCGGGCCCGTGGTGCCCGGTGGGGATCTGGGCGTGATCCTCGGTGTCGGCGCGTCGCTGTTCGACGAGCGGTACGGGCTCGCGAAGCTCAAGCCCGCCAAGCTGAAGCCGATGACGACGTTCGCGAACGACGCCCTCGATCCCGCCCAGTGCCACGGTGACCTCAGCCTCACGCTGTCCGCCAACTCGACCGACACCGTCCTGCACGCCCTGCGCGACATCGCCCGCGCGACCCGCGGGGGCATGCAGCTGCGCTGGAAGCTCAACGGCTTCAGCTCCCCGCCGCGGCCGGAAGGCACTCCGCGCAACCTGATGGGCTTCAAGGACGGCATCTCGAACCCGGAAGTGTCCGAAGCAGACAGTCGAGTGTGGACGAAAGCGGGCGAACCCGCGTGGGCCGAGGGCGGCAGCTACCAGGTCGTCCGGCTGATCCGGATGCTCGTCGAGTTCTGGGACCGGGTCTCGCTGGCCGAGCAGGAGAACATGTTCGGCCGCCGCCGCGACACCGGCGCTCCGCTCGACGGCACCGAGGAGACCGACGTGCCGCGCTACGCCGACGACCCGGTCGGCACCGTGATCCCGCTGACCAGCCACATCCGGAAGGCCAACCCGCGCACGCCGGAGACCGACGCCAGCCGGATCCTGCGCCGCGCGGTGAACTACGACCGCGGCATCGACAGCAACGGCAACCTCGACATGGGCCTGATCTTCGTCTGCTACCAGCAGGACCTGGAGCGCCAGTTCGAAGCGGTCCAGACGCGGCTGGCCGACGAACCCCTCACCGACTACATCTCCCCGTTCGGCGGCGGCTACTTCTTCGCGCTGCCGGGCGTCACCGGGCCGGACGACCACTTCGGCCGCTCTTTGCTCGCCTGA